GGTTGGGAAATATATCCAAAAGGATTATACGATAAATTGATAGAGTTTAATAATAAATATAAATTACCGTTATATATAACAGAAAATGGAATGGCAGGACCTGATAAATTGATAAATGGTAGAGTGCATGATGATTATAGGATTAAATATTTAAACGACCATTTTGAAGCAGCATTGAAAGCTATTAATGATGGAGTGGATTTAAGAGGATATTTTATATGGTCATTAATGGATAATTTTGAATGGGCTCATGGTTATTCTAAAAGATTTGGTTTAGTTTATGTTGATTATACTACTCTTAAGAGGTATTTGAAAGATAGCGCTTTGTGGTATAAGAATTTTTAAAAAACAACTGAGGGTTGCCTCAGTTGTTTTTATAAGTCATAACTAACTTTAAATTCTTTATCCATAAATCTGCAGATAAATTATTTTTGTTAGAACTACAATATGTCCATAGTACTATTCGTAAATATTTAGCTTCTTTATTTTTCGAAATATCTTTAACATTAAATTTTAATTCAAACGGCTTATACACTGAAGCATATAGTCTATTTATCCAATTATGTTTAGAAAAAGGATATTCATCACTTCCCCAAGCATATGCAATTCTATTTATTTCTTTTTTATCTTTATCCAATAAAATAAATATAATACCAGCAATCGAATATTCTATTCTAGATATATTTGAAGTTTTTGTAGTAAATCCCATTATTTCTGATGATATATAAATCTTTGTATTATTTAAATAAATTAATTCAAAATCTTTATATAAATTATTTTCAGAAAATCCATCTTTGTGAATTCTTAACCAATTTTCATTATCAATATTGTCTAAATAAATCAAATTACCATTTTCACGTCTTCCACCTATTTTCCATTCATTATATAAATTAGATGCATCATAGGAAATTTCATATTTTTCTTTTAATAATTCTATTTTTACAATTAATTTTTTAGGAATTTTAATTATATCATTTCCATTTTTTAAAATATACATATCATCTTCTAAAGATATTATATTACCTTCTAAAATCTTCTCATTTGTTAAATATATTCTTTCGCTGAATATTATTAAATTGAAAAAGAGCAAAAAAGATAAAAATATTATTTTTTTCATATATCTCCCCCCATAATAATATGTAAATCATATTTCAAAAAATTCTAAATCTTCCTTTAAAATATTCATAGCTATTTCTTTATCTACAGTTGAAATAACTCCAATAGGCGCAAAAATATAGTTTTTATCAAAACCTATTTTTTTGATATTTTTTGGCAATAATTCATTTGGATATTTTTTATGGACCCCATTAATAGAAGTTAATATTTTCCTATTAAACTTAGATCTTGTTAATACTCCTCCAGTTCCAAAAATATATTTTATTGCAGTTAAATCCTTTCCTTGTGCAATAGATTTTCTTCCTAAAGGAGTAAAAATGTGTTTTTTCTTTCCAGCATGTCTTCTAATTCCTTCAACAAAACAATATTCTGCTAAAGATGCCATAAATTTTTCATTTTCATCGGATTTTGGATATGGAGATATTTCTTTTACTAATTCATCAAAATTTTGAAATTTCCCTCTTAATACTTTTTCACCTATTAATTCTATTACTGTATGAGCATTTACAAATACTCCCATATCTCCTTCTACTGTCCTTTTAGCAACTGGTTCAGGACTTATCATTATACTTTGAACCTCTGGATCTCCCTCTGTAACTGAATCAACGTCTGTAGTAGCTCCTCCTATATCTACTGTTAATACATCTTCATATAACTCACTTAATAATTGTGTTGTTCTCATCACCGCTGCAGGTGTTGGAATTATATTTTCATCTACATATTCTTCTATTTTTTCCATTCCAGGAGCATGTATTATATGTTCTGCAAAAACTTCTTGGATTACTTTTCTTGCTGGTTCAACATTTAACTGATCAACTTTTGGGTAAACATTCTCTGTTATATATAATTTTTTATTTGATAATATTTCTTTTATTTCATCAACTACAGCAACGTTACCAGCATATATTATAGGAACATTCAAAGGTATATCACTCAATAATTCAGCATTATGTAAAACAGTTTCTTCTTCTCCATAATCAACTCCACCTGCTAAGAAAATAACATTAGGTTTTATTTCGAGTATTTTTTTTATATGTGAATTTCTCATCTTTCCTGCAGTAACATATTTAATAACTCCACCCGCACCTAGAGCAGCTTCTCTTGACGCTTTAACTGTCATATCATACACCAAACCATGAACTGTCATTTTTAATCCGCCTGCTGCTGATGAAGTAGCTAAAAATTTTTCCCAACTAATTTTTTCATTTAATTTTTCTTCAATAACTTTTAAAGCTTTTTCAATGCCTATGGTAATATCTCCCTCATTAATTGTTGTATAATGTTCCCCTTGAGCCAAAATAATAGGTTTTTTTGTATCTATTTTATCAAAAACAGTTACAATAGTTGTAGTACTTCCAATTTCTGCTGTTATTAAATCAACTTTCATATCTTCACCTCTTTAACTTATATTATAATTATATCAAAAATGTTAAAAATTCATTCATAAAAAAAACACCCCTTACTTTTATTTTATCACTTTCGGGGGCGTTTTTTAATTGTTTCATTTTTGGAGTTCAAACATTTTGGAAAAATTTATAATTCTTTTATATATTCAAATAATCTATTTAAACCATTTTCTAAAATTTCTATTGAATTTGCATAAGAAATTCTAATAAATCCTTTTGCGCCAAAACCGCTACCAGGAATTACTGCCAATCTTTTAGTATTTAATAATTGATTTGCAAAATTCATATCATCATTATCATATTTTGATATATTGATAAACAAATAAAATGCACCATATGGATATACATACTCTAAATCTGTTTCTTTTATTCTATCTAAAACATATTTCCTTCTTTCATTAAATTTATTTATGTAATAATCTATATTTACATCAAAAGCGGACAATGCACCATATTGTGCAGGTGTATTTATATTTGATGTAATATGACTTTGAATCTTTTTAATTTCTTTAGTTATATTTAATGGAGCTACAGAATATCCTACCCTCCAACCTGTCATTGACCATGTTTTTGAAAAAGCATTTATTATTATTGTTTTTTCTCTTAAATTCTCTATTTCAGCTGGAGAAAAAAACTCTCCTTCAAATACTAATTTTTCATATACCTCATCACTTATTAAATAAATATTTTTATCTTTTATCAATTCGCTAATTTCCAAAAATGTTTCTTTAGGGTAAACTGCACCTGTAGGGTTATTAGGTGAGTTAATTATAATCGCTTTAGTTTTCTCACTTATATATGGTTCAATGTCACTTGCTTTTGGAATAAAATTATTTTTGAATTTTAATGGAACATGTATTGGAATACCTCTTGCAAGTTTAATTTGAGCTTCATAACTAATCCAAGATGGATCAAGAACTATTACTTCATCACCAGGATTTAATATAGCTAACAATACATTGTATAAAGCTTGTTTTCCTCCATTTGATACAACTATATTTTCAGCATTATAATTTGTTTTTCTAGAAATATTAGTAAATTCAGCAATTTTTTCTCTTAACTCTAATATCCCAGCGGAATTTGTATATTTAGTCTTTCCTTCTAGCATAGCCTTATAAGCATTTTCTATTATTTCTTTAGGGGTAATAAAATCCGGTTCTCCGGCTGTTAATTTAATAACATCAAATCCTTGTTTTTCCATTTCAATCGCTTTTGCATTTAATTCTAACGTTATTGATGGTTGTATGCTTTTTACTATTTTTGATATCATTATATCCCTCCAAATTTAATATCTATATAATTTTACTCTATTATGAAATTTTTTTCAATGTCAATTATGCACTATTTATGTTAATTATTGAACAAAAATTATTAAATAAACAGTTATTCTTATATTTTAATAAAATTAAAAAAATAAATGAGCCGTAGCTCATTTATTCATAATATTCTATTTTTAGTCCTAAATTCTCTAATTTTTCAAATAATTTTTCGTACCCTCTAAATATATGATCAACATTATTTATCATTGTTTCCCCTTCTGCTGATAAAGCAGCTATTAATAATGCTGCAGATGCTCTTAAATCTGTTGCTTCCAATGGGGCGCCAGAAAGTTTTGTCACACCTGTGATAATAGCTGTATTACTTTCAACAAATATTTTAGCTCCCATACGATTTAATTCATCAACATGATTAAATCTTGTTTTAAAAACATTTTCCGTAATTGATGATCTACCA
This DNA window, taken from Marinitoga sp. 38H-ov, encodes the following:
- a CDS encoding GlmL-related ornithine degradation protein, coding for MKVDLITAEIGSTTTIVTVFDKIDTKKPIILAQGEHYTTINEGDITIGIEKALKVIEEKLNEKISWEKFLATSSAAGGLKMTVHGLVYDMTVKASREAALGAGGVIKYVTAGKMRNSHIKKILEIKPNVIFLAGGVDYGEEETVLHNAELLSDIPLNVPIIYAGNVAVVDEIKEILSNKKLYITENVYPKVDQLNVEPARKVIQEVFAEHIIHAPGMEKIEEYVDENIIPTPAAVMRTTQLLSELYEDVLTVDIGGATTDVDSVTEGDPEVQSIMISPEPVAKRTVEGDMGVFVNAHTVIELIGEKVLRGKFQNFDELVKEISPYPKSDENEKFMASLAEYCFVEGIRRHAGKKKHIFTPLGRKSIAQGKDLTAIKYIFGTGGVLTRSKFNRKILTSINGVHKKYPNELLPKNIKKIGFDKNYIFAPIGVISTVDKEIAMNILKEDLEFFEI
- a CDS encoding family 1 glycosylhydrolase; its protein translation is DQYINGWYHDPIIFGKYPEEAVISLQNMKIDIPKNDFDIISQKIDFFGVNYYSRQLIAYDENHSLKFKHVEGNLPKTEMGWEIYPKGLYDKLIEFNNKYKLPLYITENGMAGPDKLINGRVHDDYRIKYLNDHFEAALKAINDGVDLRGYFIWSLMDNFEWAHGYSKRFGLVYVDYTTLKRYLKDSALWYKNF
- the aspC gene encoding aspartate aminotransferase; the protein is MISKIVKSIQPSITLELNAKAIEMEKQGFDVIKLTAGEPDFITPKEIIENAYKAMLEGKTKYTNSAGILELREKIAEFTNISRKTNYNAENIVVSNGGKQALYNVLLAILNPGDEVIVLDPSWISYEAQIKLARGIPIHVPLKFKNNFIPKASDIEPYISEKTKAIIINSPNNPTGAVYPKETFLEISELIKDKNIYLISDEVYEKLVFEGEFFSPAEIENLREKTIIINAFSKTWSMTGWRVGYSVAPLNITKEIKKIQSHITSNINTPAQYGALSAFDVNIDYYINKFNERRKYVLDRIKETDLEYVYPYGAFYLFINISKYDNDDMNFANQLLNTKRLAVIPGSGFGAKGFIRISYANSIEILENGLNRLFEYIKEL